The Pontiella agarivorans genome includes a window with the following:
- a CDS encoding sensor histidine kinase, translating to MGIVLLWSFLLLLGATVFGQVPITSIQQIRRLSAKQAGQGYPVQIEAQVLRVNPYKNHFFMHDGEVGIFVRGITNDSSVVKSLKAGDEVLVGGKTTAGTFVPDIQAAFIRVQGNRPRPEPMQIYNTDFVSPASDCKWGWIRGRLLSMKVSADQTGILLELIDVDSEEYVVHLPYSESNEQRIRELMFSFVKLSAVCGTVANENRQMIGRIFYAHSADDFLLSGEEWLLNTVDTGDIHELMRHNVSFNRPFRTHGIVLYSRGKEMVLRGERACLKVALNDPVDVQPGAEVSLTGFIWLQPVGPAFRAGEIEMIGKAERPVPVVLDLLNPLDPLMNYNLIQVDAELVEIKKDYADGGSVPQYTMRCRSAGEFFEARLPAGIQPEGRVEPGAMLRLSGICTMQRDDTEFQNLVISGFWLQLRGTEDIEVLSPPPWWTKARLLMLLGVVMIVTMISMVWIVILRKTVERQTRIIAEKVERESIHEERQRIARELHDNLEQGLAGAIFHLGGVRRIFRKSAERNFRHLDDLITAGNIEGVGTFSREWKTETDQNAEALEAVEHMLSHCSEESRTSILDLRGGLLEKMDLAEAVRVSLQTLEKERGVNVDIRIDGKPRRFAPAVERNVLLVIKEAVSNAVRHASAERIGVKLDFSAGLKAVVIDDGCGFDLKERAQAGRFGLQGMQERMQNIKGSLDIESEKDEGTVVTAEVAAV from the coding sequence GTGGGTATCGTTCTGCTCTGGAGCTTCCTGCTGTTGTTGGGTGCAACGGTATTCGGACAGGTACCCATTACTTCGATTCAGCAGATTCGCCGCCTATCTGCAAAACAGGCTGGACAGGGCTACCCGGTTCAGATCGAAGCACAGGTGCTGCGGGTAAATCCTTATAAAAACCATTTTTTTATGCATGACGGAGAAGTCGGTATTTTTGTCCGTGGAATAACGAATGACTCCTCTGTTGTAAAATCTTTGAAAGCGGGCGATGAGGTGCTTGTCGGAGGCAAAACTACGGCGGGCACGTTTGTGCCGGATATTCAAGCTGCGTTTATACGGGTGCAGGGCAACCGGCCGCGGCCGGAGCCGATGCAGATTTATAATACTGATTTTGTGAGTCCGGCCAGCGACTGCAAGTGGGGCTGGATTCGGGGACGCCTGCTTTCCATGAAGGTTTCAGCAGATCAAACGGGTATTTTACTCGAATTGATTGATGTCGACAGCGAAGAGTATGTGGTGCATCTGCCGTATTCTGAATCCAATGAGCAGCGGATCCGGGAGCTGATGTTCAGCTTTGTGAAGTTAAGTGCGGTCTGTGGAACCGTGGCCAATGAAAACCGGCAGATGATCGGTCGTATTTTTTATGCCCATTCCGCGGATGATTTTCTGCTGTCCGGAGAAGAGTGGTTGCTGAATACGGTTGATACGGGTGATATTCATGAACTGATGAGGCATAATGTTTCGTTCAACCGTCCTTTCCGAACACACGGTATTGTACTGTATTCCCGCGGAAAAGAGATGGTTCTTCGAGGAGAACGGGCTTGTCTGAAAGTGGCGCTGAATGATCCGGTTGACGTCCAGCCCGGCGCTGAAGTTTCATTAACCGGGTTCATTTGGTTGCAACCGGTCGGCCCCGCTTTCCGGGCCGGTGAGATTGAAATGATCGGCAAAGCAGAGCGTCCGGTTCCTGTGGTGCTCGATCTGCTGAACCCGCTTGACCCGCTGATGAATTATAATCTGATTCAGGTGGATGCTGAACTGGTTGAAATCAAGAAAGATTATGCCGATGGCGGCTCTGTTCCGCAGTATACCATGCGCTGCCGCTCGGCCGGTGAATTTTTTGAAGCGCGCCTGCCGGCGGGGATACAGCCGGAAGGCCGGGTTGAGCCGGGAGCCATGCTACGTCTTTCCGGTATATGTACTATGCAGCGGGATGATACGGAATTCCAGAATCTGGTGATCTCCGGCTTTTGGCTTCAGCTGCGCGGAACAGAGGATATTGAAGTGCTGAGTCCGCCACCCTGGTGGACAAAAGCCCGCCTGCTTATGCTGCTCGGCGTTGTGATGATTGTGACCATGATCTCCATGGTCTGGATTGTGATCCTGCGGAAAACCGTGGAACGTCAGACTCGTATTATCGCCGAAAAAGTGGAACGCGAATCGATCCATGAAGAGCGCCAGCGGATTGCCCGGGAACTGCACGATAATCTGGAACAGGGCCTGGCCGGGGCGATTTTTCATCTGGGAGGGGTTCGGCGTATTTTCCGGAAGAGTGCTGAAAGGAATTTCCGGCATCTGGACGATCTGATCACGGCAGGAAATATTGAGGGGGTCGGTACTTTTTCCAGAGAGTGGAAAACGGAAACGGATCAGAACGCGGAGGCTCTTGAGGCCGTCGAGCATATGCTCTCGCACTGTTCGGAGGAATCGAGAACGTCGATTCTCGATCTGCGCGGTGGTCTGCTTGAAAAAATGGATCTGGCTGAAGCGGTCCGGGTCAGTTTACAGACTCTGGAAAAAGAGCGGGGGGTAAACGTGGACATCAGGATTGATGGAAAGCCCCGCCGGTTTGCGCCGGCGGTGGAGCGGAATGTTCTGCTGGTCATCAAAGAGGCGGTATCCAATGCGGTACGCCATGCATCGGCAGAGCGGATTGGCGTAAAACTTGATTTTTCGGCGGGCCTGAAGGCGGTGGTTATCGATGACGGATGCGGGTTTGATTTAAAAGAGCGGGCACAAGCCGGGCGTTTTGGACTGCAGGGTATGCAGGAGCGGATGCAGAACATAAAAGGTTCGTTAGATATTGAAAGTGAAAAAGACGAAGGCACCGTGGTGACTGCGGAAGTGGCGGCGGTTTGA
- a CDS encoding response regulator transcription factor produces the protein MDQSIRILIVDDNPMMRFGLRGSLSSEEEFKVIGEAASGEEALAFVREHRPDVVTMDYKMPGGNGIKATTAILKDVPETKIILLSVFDSEEDIWKAVRAGVRGYLTKTAGDVDELIDAVKTVASGREFYPEIIAKKLRERRKMSDLSPREIEVLKLLAEGHSNKEMAVMLGIADETVKAHLVNLRSKLGAADRTQAVVIAYEKGILHLNE, from the coding sequence ATGGATCAAAGTATTCGAATTCTGATTGTTGATGATAATCCCATGATGCGTTTCGGGCTACGGGGCAGTCTCAGTTCCGAGGAGGAATTCAAAGTGATCGGCGAGGCGGCAAGCGGGGAAGAGGCTTTGGCCTTTGTCCGGGAACATCGGCCGGATGTGGTTACGATGGATTATAAAATGCCCGGAGGAAATGGGATCAAGGCCACGACAGCAATTTTAAAGGATGTTCCGGAAACAAAAATCATTCTTCTTTCAGTTTTTGATTCAGAGGAGGATATCTGGAAAGCGGTTCGGGCCGGGGTTCGCGGATATCTGACAAAAACCGCCGGTGATGTGGATGAGCTGATTGATGCGGTTAAAACGGTGGCATCCGGCAGGGAATTCTATCCGGAAATCATAGCGAAGAAGCTGAGAGAGCGGCGCAAAATGTCGGATCTCAGTCCGCGTGAGATAGAAGTGCTTAAGCTGCTGGCAGAGGGGCATTCCAATAAGGAAATGGCCGTTATGCTGGGGATTGCCGATGAAACGGTAAAAGCTCACCTTGTAAATCTGCGCTCCAAGCTTGGGGCTGCTGACCGAACTCAGGCCGTCGTAATCGCTTACGAAAAAGGAATTCTTCATTTAAACGAATAA
- a CDS encoding PEP-CTERM sorting domain-containing protein, whose product MSGRMYFTCGAVALTLCVCADVSVITAVGPVEGWWAGGSNSSNKTMNVLSTLTDQSGSYSGFTGIDHVVSANDSVVYGSIATENPVTGVEALTDNRLDTGIMGAAANVEYGLGESVSSNHVLALIWNATSTTDGTTSRWYDQPGSIEAFSNTGIQVGGPVNLTDVGGSHFGTANLTGASELNKRGLFGVTVDMADFGGTTADIAYVRMTGTPDMDDVDMMYVGTAAVPEPATLGLVALFGGAVLCIRRIFMV is encoded by the coding sequence ATGAGCGGGAGGATGTATTTCACATGCGGTGCGGTTGCACTGACTCTGTGCGTTTGTGCGGATGTTTCAGTCATTACCGCGGTCGGGCCGGTGGAAGGGTGGTGGGCCGGCGGATCAAACAGCAGTAATAAAACGATGAATGTTTTATCCACTCTTACGGATCAATCAGGGTCATATTCCGGGTTTACCGGCATTGATCATGTTGTGTCAGCGAATGACAGTGTTGTTTACGGAAGTATCGCCACAGAGAATCCGGTGACGGGTGTGGAGGCCTTAACCGATAACCGGCTGGATACCGGAATTATGGGCGCTGCAGCCAATGTGGAATACGGGCTGGGAGAGTCCGTTTCTTCAAACCATGTACTTGCACTGATCTGGAATGCAACCTCTACAACAGACGGAACGACCAGCAGGTGGTATGACCAGCCCGGTTCCATTGAGGCATTCAGCAACACCGGAATACAGGTGGGCGGTCCGGTTAATCTTACAGACGTGGGAGGCAGTCATTTTGGTACTGCTAACCTGACCGGGGCATCTGAACTCAACAAAAGAGGCCTTTTCGGTGTGACGGTTGATATGGCTGATTTTGGCGGTACGACAGCTGATATTGCTTATGTGCGCATGACCGGAACACCCGATATGGATGATGTTGATATGATGTATGTGGGAACTGCAGCTGTGCCGGAACCGGCAACTCTGGGGCTGGTGGCCCTGTTCGGCGGAGCGGTACTTTGCATACGCCGCATATTCATGGTCTGA
- a CDS encoding DNRLRE domain-containing protein, with protein sequence MDIDPASDPDIQPGSATSLNGYRLAWSDEFNGTAVDETKWKYREGDDSRSFVKSFQTAANNSVSGGVYRCILKKETKGTKEFTAGGLISARRMRYGYYESRFRCPPTGGWHTSFWMMPYKASESPVIELDVFENDSIDLFDYSVNVHRWKPEPHVMFGTRKIETPNLSASFHILGCEYTPDEVRYYFDGTVVQTVDATQFEQGDMNIWLTSLGLVYDGQPAIDESQLPVEAQYDYVRYFELGPHATVEIVSPGSGGATLTDTNTAVVLQAAVTAVNTGAVPTVIWSKQSGPGSVIFDDISSTNTGVRFSADGYYEIMCSAIIGNVTNSDSVAIAVNAPLSVTLRNGTDGYEHDATFIREDYPDVNSGADNELIVGRWGGGALRSLLEFDLSGLDPEAVIQSAELTLYNYGGVGAVGDMELRELSTSFIEGTGDGGGWSDGNGDGSGATWFSRTGSQNWITAGGDFYPTLLSSHPGYDASEAGYKTFPSSSFFVDSAQAALDSVSPLKLIISSPETESSPDGKMSRFRSDDASSADERPALTVSYLGRFLPEVYAGPDLTGIINRPVVLQGRADHVDEVEWRMVSGPASVNFTDIHALTNTALFGTPGRYRLRLAGIGTRGSGYQDISVSIVDEPPVFHEAERVGDAYVFEVGTITGLTYTLQHSDNLMADRWTDLCTTNAETDPIFFEPPVSTNRTGFYRVILEP encoded by the coding sequence GTGGATATCGATCCCGCCAGCGATCCGGATATTCAGCCGGGGTCCGCAACATCGTTAAACGGTTACCGGTTGGCCTGGTCGGATGAGTTTAACGGAACGGCTGTGGATGAAACCAAATGGAAATACCGGGAAGGGGATGACAGCCGAAGCTTTGTCAAAAGTTTCCAGACGGCGGCGAACAACAGTGTTTCCGGCGGCGTATATCGCTGCATTCTGAAAAAGGAAACCAAGGGGACCAAGGAGTTTACGGCGGGGGGACTGATCAGCGCCCGCAGAATGCGCTACGGCTATTATGAATCCCGTTTCAGATGTCCGCCGACCGGGGGATGGCACACCTCGTTCTGGATGATGCCGTATAAGGCAAGTGAATCGCCGGTGATTGAACTGGATGTGTTTGAAAATGATTCGATCGACCTGTTTGACTATTCTGTGAATGTGCACCGCTGGAAACCGGAACCGCATGTGATGTTTGGAACCAGGAAAATCGAGACTCCGAATTTGAGTGCCTCATTTCATATTCTGGGCTGTGAATATACACCGGATGAGGTCCGCTATTATTTTGATGGAACTGTGGTGCAGACAGTGGATGCCACACAGTTTGAACAGGGCGATATGAACATATGGCTTACTTCGCTGGGGCTGGTCTATGACGGGCAGCCGGCCATTGATGAGTCGCAGCTTCCGGTTGAAGCGCAATACGATTATGTCCGCTATTTTGAACTCGGACCGCACGCCACCGTTGAGATTGTTTCTCCCGGTTCCGGCGGTGCAACTCTGACGGACACAAATACGGCCGTCGTGCTTCAGGCGGCAGTGACGGCGGTCAATACGGGAGCGGTGCCGACGGTTATCTGGTCAAAACAGTCCGGGCCGGGCTCGGTTATTTTTGATGACATCTCCTCCACCAATACGGGAGTGCGATTTTCGGCAGACGGCTACTATGAAATCATGTGCTCTGCAATCATCGGGAATGTTACTAATTCAGACTCTGTTGCCATTGCTGTGAATGCGCCTTTAAGCGTGACGTTACGAAATGGTACTGACGGATATGAGCATGACGCAACGTTCATTCGTGAGGATTATCCGGATGTGAATTCCGGGGCGGATAATGAGCTGATTGTCGGTCGCTGGGGAGGCGGGGCTTTACGCAGTCTGCTGGAGTTTGATCTGAGTGGGCTGGATCCGGAAGCGGTAATTCAGTCCGCGGAACTGACTCTGTATAATTATGGCGGTGTTGGAGCGGTGGGTGATATGGAACTTCGTGAACTGAGTACGTCTTTCATTGAAGGAACCGGAGATGGAGGAGGATGGAGTGATGGAAACGGGGACGGTTCAGGGGCTACCTGGTTTTCGCGTACCGGTTCTCAGAACTGGATCACGGCCGGCGGGGATTTTTATCCCACGCTTCTGTCATCGCATCCGGGGTACGATGCCTCGGAAGCCGGTTATAAAACATTTCCCTCTTCATCATTTTTCGTTGATTCAGCTCAGGCTGCTCTGGATTCTGTTTCTCCGCTGAAACTTATCATTTCATCTCCGGAAACGGAGAGCAGTCCGGACGGTAAAATGAGTCGGTTTCGTTCCGACGATGCCTCATCGGCAGATGAACGTCCGGCGCTTACCGTCAGTTATCTGGGCCGTTTTCTTCCTGAGGTATATGCGGGACCTGATCTGACGGGCATCATCAACCGGCCGGTTGTTCTGCAGGGCAGGGCCGATCATGTAGATGAAGTGGAATGGCGGATGGTCAGCGGACCCGCTTCGGTGAATTTTACGGATATCCATGCGCTCACCAATACGGCACTTTTTGGGACTCCCGGGCGTTATCGGCTGCGCCTTGCGGGAATCGGTACACGGGGAAGCGGGTATCAGGATATTTCTGTTTCCATTGTGGATGAACCGCCGGTATTCCATGAAGCGGAACGGGTGGGCGATGCTTATGTATTTGAAGTGGGTACGATCACCGGTCTGACCTATACGCTGCAGCATTCAGATAACCTGATGGCTGACCGCTGGACGGATCTCTGCACGACCAATGCCGAAACGGATCCCATCTTTTTTGAACCGCCGGTTTCAACCAATCGAACCGGATTTTACCGCGTGATTCTTGAGCCGTGA
- a CDS encoding FAD-dependent oxidoreductase codes for MMKKLFYALVAGIALVSAGPAQADPDIRTYWKMDEGTGQTVKDSSGSGNTLHLTNFAWAAGVNSPAVTMKTDGLIAAENSKSLNPARAISVEGWVAPWQPNYNDSPTWIHKEGAYSLGFIPGGKIGATIWIDGKAHTVKSKKSNFPKAVWIYAAATYNGKKLTLYIDGEKDAELPVSGKIDASKEPVFVGSRNGKHVLWNSIDEVRISGKALNPEFIAETHLAGRFEVERADARFQAFFHKGEKRKAKEVVPGYIWIDAEDFDEYGGWWLETQFVPQVGSPYMLAAGTGEPVEDAVTKINIEKAGTYKLWVRSRNWIKEHNPGTFNVLVNGQKSETVFGTEPIQEWVWEDGGTFELGVGEVELRLHDLTGWYGRCDAIILTRDMVYVPPFVFDGYKGEQRRLTGRGADEVTVGDYDVIVVGAGAAGINAAIASARTGAKTALIQNRPMIGGNNSTEMGVPILGPADFGKKNAREGGLNEEIGRLRSYNFMKKWSNGAEVVAAQEENLTVFLNTHVYDVERTDGNRITAVRAFDMIDGHLTRYTGKQFIDCTGDGWIGYYAGAELLRGREPSWMFNESNAPEDGDIFTMSGALFHSSKLAYGSVDMGKPAPFKTPDWVWDLSDNTEALEARNGVESSWKSGTWWHENRNEVDDLWDPEAARDGLINVSISYWNWIKNVSKFKEKAANRKLTQLPLTNAKRETQRLVGDHILTQDDVLEARHFDDAIGNGGWGLDIHHPEGIFSKDGPFDFNTHTPLYNIPFRILYSRNVPNLFMAGRNVSCSHVALGTLRVQATTGVMGQAAGTAAAMCVQKETDPRGIYEHHIPELQQQLLKDDMYIIGLRNEDPNDLALMASVSASSEKSALFSAQNVINGVTRIVDDEMNMWASDPDEELPQWIELDFSGKKKLNAVYLTFDTDVNEAKRATWEWKKEHRMPPEAARDYQVQIKTGNRWKTVADVKNNYQRRRIHRFKTIDTDMIRVVITATNGDPSARIYEVRAYNE; via the coding sequence ATGATGAAAAAGTTATTTTATGCATTGGTCGCCGGTATTGCTCTGGTTTCCGCCGGTCCGGCTCAGGCGGATCCTGATATTCGGACATACTGGAAAATGGATGAAGGAACAGGCCAAACCGTTAAGGATTCTTCGGGGAGTGGAAACACGCTTCATTTAACCAATTTTGCCTGGGCGGCCGGGGTGAACAGCCCGGCGGTCACGATGAAAACTGACGGCCTGATTGCTGCCGAAAACAGTAAGTCGCTGAATCCGGCCCGCGCAATCTCCGTCGAAGGGTGGGTGGCTCCATGGCAGCCGAACTATAACGATTCTCCGACCTGGATCCATAAAGAGGGTGCGTACAGTCTGGGATTTATTCCCGGCGGAAAAATCGGGGCGACCATCTGGATTGATGGGAAAGCGCATACCGTGAAATCGAAAAAATCCAATTTCCCGAAAGCGGTATGGATTTATGCGGCGGCCACCTACAATGGAAAAAAACTTACCTTGTATATCGATGGGGAAAAAGACGCGGAACTTCCTGTGTCTGGAAAAATAGATGCATCGAAAGAGCCGGTATTTGTGGGATCACGTAACGGAAAACATGTGCTCTGGAATTCGATTGATGAAGTCCGGATTTCCGGAAAAGCACTGAATCCGGAATTTATTGCGGAAACGCATCTGGCCGGTCGTTTTGAAGTGGAGCGGGCCGATGCACGCTTTCAGGCCTTTTTCCACAAGGGCGAAAAACGGAAAGCCAAAGAAGTGGTTCCGGGCTATATCTGGATTGATGCCGAAGATTTTGATGAATACGGCGGTTGGTGGCTGGAAACCCAGTTTGTTCCGCAGGTGGGATCGCCCTACATGCTCGCGGCCGGAACCGGTGAGCCGGTCGAAGATGCCGTTACAAAAATCAATATCGAAAAAGCAGGAACCTATAAACTTTGGGTCCGCAGCCGCAACTGGATTAAAGAGCACAATCCCGGAACGTTCAATGTATTGGTAAACGGCCAAAAGTCCGAAACGGTATTCGGCACAGAACCTATTCAGGAATGGGTCTGGGAGGACGGAGGAACGTTTGAGCTCGGTGTTGGCGAAGTTGAATTGCGGCTTCATGATCTGACCGGTTGGTACGGCCGGTGTGATGCGATTATTCTGACGCGTGATATGGTTTATGTTCCTCCGTTTGTATTCGATGGCTATAAAGGGGAACAGCGTCGCTTGACCGGTCGCGGAGCAGACGAAGTAACCGTGGGTGATTATGATGTGATTGTTGTGGGTGCCGGCGCTGCCGGTATTAATGCCGCTATTGCCTCGGCTCGTACAGGAGCCAAAACCGCGCTGATTCAGAACCGTCCGATGATCGGTGGAAACAACAGCACGGAGATGGGGGTTCCGATTCTCGGCCCTGCCGATTTCGGTAAGAAAAATGCGCGTGAAGGTGGGCTTAATGAAGAAATCGGCCGGTTGCGTTCCTACAACTTTATGAAGAAGTGGAGTAACGGGGCCGAGGTCGTGGCTGCGCAGGAGGAAAATCTGACTGTTTTCCTTAATACCCATGTCTACGATGTGGAACGTACCGATGGCAACCGGATTACGGCGGTCCGGGCCTTTGATATGATTGACGGGCACCTGACACGCTACACCGGAAAACAGTTTATTGACTGCACGGGCGATGGATGGATCGGTTACTACGCCGGTGCTGAATTGTTACGTGGTCGTGAGCCCAGCTGGATGTTTAACGAAAGCAATGCGCCGGAAGATGGCGATATTTTCACGATGAGCGGTGCGTTGTTCCATTCTTCGAAACTGGCTTACGGTAGTGTGGACATGGGTAAGCCGGCTCCGTTTAAAACGCCGGACTGGGTGTGGGACCTGTCCGATAACACGGAAGCGCTGGAAGCGCGTAACGGAGTGGAATCCAGTTGGAAAAGCGGAACCTGGTGGCATGAAAACCGTAACGAAGTGGACGACCTCTGGGATCCGGAAGCAGCGCGTGACGGACTGATTAATGTCAGTATCAGTTATTGGAACTGGATTAAAAACGTATCGAAATTTAAAGAAAAAGCGGCCAATCGGAAACTGACACAGCTTCCGCTCACCAACGCTAAACGTGAAACACAGCGTCTGGTCGGGGATCATATTCTGACGCAGGACGATGTGCTGGAGGCTCGCCATTTCGATGATGCCATCGGTAACGGCGGCTGGGGACTGGACATTCATCATCCGGAAGGCATCTTCTCGAAAGATGGACCGTTTGATTTCAACACGCATACACCGCTGTATAATATTCCGTTCCGGATTCTGTATTCCAGAAACGTGCCGAATCTGTTTATGGCGGGCCGGAACGTTTCCTGTTCGCATGTGGCACTGGGAACGCTGCGCGTGCAGGCCACTACAGGCGTGATGGGACAGGCGGCCGGTACTGCGGCTGCGATGTGTGTGCAGAAAGAAACGGATCCGCGCGGAATTTATGAGCACCACATCCCGGAACTGCAACAGCAGTTATTGAAAGATGACATGTATATCATCGGCCTTCGAAATGAAGATCCAAACGATCTCGCGCTGATGGCTTCCGTTTCGGCTTCGAGCGAAAAATCGGCGCTGTTCAGCGCGCAGAATGTCATCAACGGCGTAACCCGTATTGTGGATGATGAAATGAATATGTGGGCGTCTGATCCGGATGAGGAACTGCCGCAGTGGATCGAGCTGGATTTTAGCGGAAAGAAAAAGCTGAATGCGGTTTATCTGACCTTTGATACCGATGTGAATGAAGCCAAACGTGCGACCTGGGAGTGGAAAAAAGAGCATCGTATGCCGCCGGAAGCAGCTCGCGATTATCAGGTTCAGATTAAAACCGGTAATCGGTGGAAAACGGTTGCTGATGTGAAGAACAATTATCAGCGCCGGCGCATTCACCGTTTCAAAACCATAGACACAGATATGATCCGTGTAGTGATCACCGCCACCAACGGCGATCCTTCGGCGCGCATTTATGAAGTCCGGGCGTATAACGAATAG
- a CDS encoding arylsulfatase: protein MKKLVIALTALLAVPAAFCAQKPNVLIVMTDDQGYGDLGINGNTIIETPHIDQFGAQSIRLDNYHVDTTCAPSRSALMTGRYSNRVGVWHTVQGRNMIRRREITMADIFSQNGYATGIFGKWHLGDVYPYRPEDNGFQYSVIHQAGGVGQAPDYWGNDYFDDTYSVNGKLKRFKGFCTDVWFDEGLRFIERNANAGKPFLAYITPNAPHGPFYCPEDYYNRYKDNPDVPNAGFYGMITHIDDNMARLFQTLEKCGIADDTILIFTTDNGTSGGTWDGKGFDAGMRGTKGSQYEGGHRVPFFLRWPGGGLNKGKSVKQLTAHLDILPTLIDLCGLNAPDIDFDGKSIRNLLYTDGSEWPERTLMVETQRVVDPVKWRKCSVMTERWRLVDGKELYDILNDPGQKTDIAGQYPEVVERLRGNYETWWADVSREHNLTSYMIIGSEESPIVKLCSHDWLVEQIPWNQAQVMHGMFAKKAHWAVEVEHDGIYEFSLRRWPVEADLPINDANGYKGFNFDTATMQIGDFKQSKPIPAGAKEITFSVKLKKGLTTLAPFFSGGGEESTPYYVYVTHKPFKGWQTPQGMGIPKFDPDYGRVPPQPLSQDSGKYAKKH from the coding sequence ATGAAAAAACTCGTGATCGCACTCACCGCACTGCTTGCCGTCCCGGCCGCTTTTTGTGCTCAGAAACCCAATGTCTTGATTGTGATGACCGATGACCAGGGCTATGGGGATCTCGGCATTAACGGGAACACGATTATCGAAACACCGCATATCGATCAATTCGGCGCCCAGAGCATCCGGCTCGATAATTATCATGTAGACACCACATGCGCGCCCTCCCGCTCCGCATTGATGACCGGCCGCTACTCCAACCGCGTTGGGGTATGGCATACCGTGCAGGGTCGCAATATGATCCGTCGCCGCGAAATCACCATGGCCGATATTTTCAGTCAAAACGGATATGCTACCGGCATTTTCGGAAAATGGCATCTGGGCGATGTCTATCCCTACCGCCCCGAAGACAACGGTTTTCAGTACTCGGTGATCCATCAGGCCGGCGGTGTCGGTCAGGCCCCCGATTACTGGGGCAACGACTATTTTGACGACACCTATTCCGTGAATGGAAAACTGAAACGCTTTAAGGGATTCTGTACCGATGTCTGGTTCGATGAAGGCCTCCGCTTTATCGAACGGAACGCCAACGCCGGGAAACCGTTCCTAGCTTATATTACCCCCAATGCACCCCATGGCCCCTTTTACTGCCCGGAAGATTATTACAACCGGTATAAAGATAATCCCGATGTGCCGAATGCCGGATTTTACGGTATGATTACACATATCGACGATAATATGGCGCGGCTTTTCCAAACCTTGGAAAAATGCGGAATTGCCGACGACACCATTCTCATCTTCACCACCGATAACGGCACGTCCGGGGGAACCTGGGATGGCAAAGGATTCGATGCCGGTATGCGCGGCACCAAAGGTTCGCAGTATGAAGGTGGCCACCGCGTTCCTTTCTTCCTGCGCTGGCCCGGCGGCGGACTGAACAAAGGTAAAAGCGTGAAGCAGTTGACCGCTCACCTCGACATTCTTCCGACTCTTATCGATCTCTGCGGACTGAATGCTCCGGACATTGATTTCGATGGAAAAAGCATTCGGAATCTGCTCTACACGGATGGCTCTGAATGGCCGGAACGAACCCTCATGGTTGAAACACAACGCGTAGTCGATCCGGTTAAATGGCGTAAATGCTCCGTTATGACCGAACGTTGGCGACTCGTCGACGGCAAAGAACTTTATGACATCCTGAACGATCCCGGACAGAAAACCGATATTGCCGGCCAGTACCCCGAAGTCGTTGAACGATTGCGCGGAAACTATGAAACCTGGTGGGCCGACGTTTCCCGGGAACATAACCTGACCAGTTATATGATTATCGGATCCGAAGAATCGCCCATTGTTAAACTCTGTTCCCACGACTGGCTGGTCGAACAGATTCCCTGGAACCAGGCGCAGGTCATGCACGGCATGTTTGCCAAAAAAGCACACTGGGCAGTGGAAGTGGAACACGACGGCATCTATGAATTCTCCCTGCGCCGCTGGCCGGTTGAAGCCGATCTGCCGATCAACGACGCCAATGGATACAAAGGGTTCAATTTTGATACCGCAACGATGCAGATCGGGGACTTCAAACAGAGTAAACCGATCCCGGCCGGAGCAAAAGAAATCACCTTCAGCGTCAAACTGAAAAAAGGCCTGACGACGCTTGCTCCCTTCTTTTCCGGAGGCGGAGAAGAATCGACCCCTTACTATGTCTATGTAACGCATAAACCCTTCAAAGGCTGGCAGACCCCGCAGGGCATGGGGATTCCGAAATTTGACCCCGATTACGGCCGTGTTCCGCCACAACCGCTTTCCCAGGACTCCGGAAAATACGCAAAAAAACATTAA